In a genomic window of Leifsonia xyli subsp. cynodontis DSM 46306:
- a CDS encoding Lrp/AsnC family transcriptional regulator produces MDNLDRSILDLLRQNSRAGYSALGEIVGLSASAVKRRVDRLVADGVIRGFTIQVDPALDGMSTEAYVELFRRGTVSPEELLRILSAVPEVVDAGTVTGSADAIVHIRSRDIPSLEAALEKVRRASNVDHTRSAIVLSRLIDRGTG; encoded by the coding sequence GTGGACAACCTCGATCGCAGCATCCTCGACCTGCTCCGCCAGAATTCCCGCGCCGGGTACAGCGCTCTCGGTGAGATCGTGGGCCTGTCCGCGTCCGCGGTCAAGCGCCGCGTGGATCGCCTCGTCGCGGACGGAGTCATCCGCGGCTTCACGATCCAGGTCGACCCCGCCCTCGACGGAATGAGCACCGAGGCCTATGTGGAGCTCTTCCGCCGGGGCACGGTCTCACCCGAGGAACTGCTGCGCATTCTGTCGGCCGTGCCGGAGGTCGTAGACGCCGGAACCGTCACCGGGAGCGCAGACGCGATCGTTCACATCCGCTCGCGCGACATCCCGAGTCTGGAGGCCGCGCTCGAGAAGGTGCGCCGAGCCTCGAATGTGGACCACACGCGCAGCGCGATCGTGCTCTCGCGCCTGATCGACCGCGGAACCGGCTGA
- a CDS encoding response regulator transcription factor — protein MKLLVVEDDPDMGGLVQRGLAAEGYDVTLMTNGVDALIALRDDTYSAAAIDVMLPGMSGFELCRHIRDSGTAMPILLLTARDAIEDRVHGLDSGADDYLTKPFAFAELAARVRALLRREPTGMRPQIIVGRLTIDSHEHQALVSGHEMPLSRREFTLLRLFATNPDKTLSRTDILESVWGTTENIGTNVIDQYVSYLRKKLDVAGAGLSIVTERGRGYRLDAKNALEPKPSGGSAAGAAPEAAAP, from the coding sequence ATGAAGCTGCTCGTTGTCGAAGACGATCCGGATATGGGAGGGCTTGTCCAGCGCGGTCTGGCCGCGGAAGGCTACGACGTCACCCTGATGACCAACGGCGTGGACGCGCTCATCGCGCTGCGCGACGACACCTACTCGGCCGCCGCCATCGACGTGATGCTCCCCGGTATGAGCGGGTTCGAGCTGTGCCGGCACATCCGCGATTCCGGCACGGCCATGCCCATCCTTCTGCTCACCGCCCGCGACGCGATCGAAGACCGTGTTCACGGCCTGGACTCGGGAGCGGACGACTACCTCACCAAGCCCTTCGCGTTCGCCGAGCTCGCCGCCCGGGTCCGCGCGCTGCTGCGCCGGGAGCCCACCGGGATGCGACCCCAGATCATCGTCGGCCGTCTCACGATCGACTCCCACGAACACCAGGCGCTCGTCTCCGGCCACGAGATGCCGCTCAGCCGCCGCGAGTTCACCTTGCTGCGCCTCTTCGCGACCAACCCGGACAAGACGCTCTCCCGCACGGACATCCTCGAGTCGGTCTGGGGGACGACGGAGAACATCGGCACCAACGTCATCGACCAGTACGTCTCGTATCTGCGGAAGAAGCTGGATGTCGCAGGCGCGGGCCTGTCGATCGTCACAGAGCGGGGGCGCGGCTACCGCCTGGACGCGAAGAACGCGCTGGAACCGAAGCCGTCCGGCGGGAGCGCGGCCGGGGCCGCCCCGGAGGCCGCGGCTCCGTGA
- a CDS encoding sensor histidine kinase, with the protein MTWLRRLSITARITIGSLIVAALFGLAAVVVIRVGVSSILHNATVTLLTNDISGPEASVQKNPDGPFNLPGGGQELAVVGSDGQLLETTLPSAMASRVPQLLGLGDDPTTVQIRDDQYLVLVRSVQTPAGALHIIAARNDETTALILDRLTLALLVGAGIVVLGFGAASWLLTRTALRPVSRMREQAERIAGSERAGRDESAGLLSVGPARDELSELATTLNDLIRRLRASAERERQMVSDASHELRTPLAVLRGRLELAELDAGDPDALLADIRSSHATAIRLGQLANNLLELSRIEAGPAKGRIGWRTLVDELTDAIDRARLLVSSDEDSGDISVDFSYDPRRRPGPSARIALSPTDFGRILDNLLGNAITAIRAMPADRRPGEAIVTADLTVAEDFALLTVRDTGPGMPAEFIPVALDRFTRADDARTSQSGTGGGLGLAIVSALAAAAEGSVRLKNADDGGLVVVVRLPLVTE; encoded by the coding sequence GTGACCTGGCTTCGGCGGCTGTCGATCACCGCACGGATCACGATCGGCAGCCTCATCGTCGCTGCCCTGTTCGGCCTGGCGGCGGTCGTCGTGATCCGAGTGGGCGTCTCCTCCATCCTCCACAACGCGACCGTCACCCTTCTCACCAACGACATCAGCGGGCCCGAGGCGTCCGTGCAGAAGAATCCCGATGGACCGTTCAATCTGCCCGGTGGCGGCCAGGAGCTCGCGGTGGTCGGCTCCGACGGCCAGCTGCTCGAGACGACACTCCCCTCCGCGATGGCGTCCCGCGTCCCGCAATTGCTGGGTCTCGGGGACGACCCGACCACCGTGCAGATCAGGGACGACCAGTACCTCGTCCTCGTCCGGAGCGTCCAGACACCGGCCGGAGCCCTGCACATCATCGCCGCGCGCAACGATGAGACGACGGCCCTCATCCTGGACCGCCTCACCCTGGCGCTACTCGTCGGCGCGGGCATCGTGGTCCTCGGTTTCGGGGCCGCCTCCTGGCTGCTCACCCGCACTGCGCTCCGGCCGGTGAGCAGGATGCGCGAGCAGGCCGAGCGCATCGCCGGCTCCGAACGCGCGGGCAGGGACGAGTCGGCCGGCCTCCTCAGCGTCGGCCCCGCACGCGACGAGCTCTCCGAGCTCGCCACGACGCTGAACGATCTCATCCGCCGGCTGCGCGCCTCCGCCGAACGCGAGCGCCAGATGGTCTCCGACGCCAGTCACGAGCTCCGAACCCCCCTCGCCGTCCTCCGTGGACGTCTGGAGCTCGCGGAGCTGGATGCCGGCGACCCGGACGCTTTATTGGCCGACATCCGCTCCTCCCACGCCACCGCGATCCGTCTCGGCCAGCTCGCCAACAACCTGCTGGAGCTTTCTCGCATCGAGGCGGGCCCAGCGAAGGGCCGCATCGGCTGGCGCACCCTCGTGGACGAGCTGACCGACGCGATCGACCGCGCGCGCCTCCTCGTCAGCAGCGACGAGGACTCCGGCGACATCTCCGTGGACTTCTCCTACGATCCCCGGCGCCGACCCGGCCCCTCGGCCCGCATCGCCCTTTCTCCCACGGACTTCGGCCGCATCCTCGACAATCTGCTCGGCAACGCCATCACCGCCATCCGCGCCATGCCTGCCGACCGCCGCCCCGGTGAGGCCATCGTCACCGCCGACCTCACTGTCGCCGAGGATTTCGCCCTCCTCACAGTCCGCGACACGGGCCCCGGCATGCCCGCGGAGTTCATTCCGGTCGCCCTCGACCGCTTCACCCGCGCCGACGACGCCCGCACCTCCCAGTCCGGGACGGGCGGCGGGCTCGGGCTCGCCATCGTCTCCGCCCTCGCCGCCGCGGCCGAAGGCTCGGTGCGCCTCAAGAACGCGGATGACGGGGGCCTGGTGGTCGTCGTGCGGCTGCCGCTGGTGACGGAATAG
- a CDS encoding bifunctional proline dehydrogenase/L-glutamate gamma-semialdehyde dehydrogenase — MVESRDVVAGRLADEAVELVRSWLAQSAGHGGEAVHEDPAAERLAGVLRDPDGLEFAVGFVDGVARPQDLFVAGYNLQRVAKKIPAFLPWYMRFAIWLGGVFGPVLPWVVIPIARRVLRRMVGHLVVDATPEKLGPAIAHLRAPHDPAGHGARLNLNLLGEAVLGEKEAARRLKGTRALLARDDVDYVSIKVSSIASQLSMWSFDETVARVVDRLTPLYQLAASSPTPKFINLDMEEYRDLDLTMAVFTGVLSKPEFLRLEAGIVLQTYLPDALDALQRLTEWATERRVAGGAPIKVRVVKGANLAMERVDAAIHGWPLATYGSKQATDANYKRVLDWALTPERTDAVKIGVAGHNLFDVAFAWLLAARRGVAERIDVEMLLGMATAQAEAVKRTVGELLLYTPVVNPDEFDVAISYLIRRLEENASPENFMSAVFELGSDPELFERERQRFLASVAEFEADALSHEAAPLPNRIQDRTREWEESTAAAFTRPSADDPVPGAADEGLTSMVLGLTRGSSGGLEFADGAVGERSSRDEGRSGFENAADTDPSLAANRAWGRRILSRAGASELGVAAIASAAVSDPATLDGLLESVRAAGAAWGARSGKERAGLLDRAGHALEANRDRLIEVMAAETGKTIAEADPEVSEAVDFAHYYATLARELDSIQGARFVPSQLTVVVPPWNFPVAIPAGGVLAALAAGSGVIVKPAPQAKRSGAVMVEALWEAGVPRELLVLVDIGEDELGQQLVADARVDRVILTGSYETAKLFRSWRPDLPLLAETSGKNAIIVTPSADYDLAVSDIVKSAFGHAGQKCSSASLVILVGSVAKSERFRNQLVDAATSMRVGYPQDPTSQMGPLIEPASGKLLHALTTLGADEGWLVQPRQLDDSGRLWSPGIRTGVQPGSYFHLTEFFGPVLGIMTARTLEEAVRFQNAIEYGLTAGLHSLDSEELAQWLDTVEAGNLYVNRGITGAIVRRQPFGGWKRSSVGAGTKAGGPNYLIGLGSCEPELGQSSSSLHLRGLEQRVTDLIESGQSSMGYPAFDLVRRSALSDAIAMATEYHQVRDVSGLGVERNLFRYRPVPVTVRLSEGASLPELLRVMASATVARSRFSVSTSVKLPRGTAQLLREREVEVVVESDAHWLSRVRAQRIPDHRIRLIGGDPVELAVALSGSPDVAVYSGSVTPSGRVEVLPFLHEQAISITNHRFGNPTRSTEEVI, encoded by the coding sequence ATGGTTGAGAGCAGGGACGTGGTTGCGGGACGACTGGCCGATGAGGCGGTCGAGCTCGTGCGCTCGTGGCTCGCGCAGAGCGCGGGCCACGGTGGGGAGGCGGTCCACGAGGACCCGGCGGCCGAGCGTTTGGCGGGTGTGCTGCGCGATCCGGACGGCCTGGAATTCGCAGTCGGGTTCGTAGACGGTGTGGCCCGGCCGCAGGATCTCTTCGTCGCCGGGTACAACCTGCAGCGCGTCGCGAAGAAGATTCCGGCGTTCCTGCCCTGGTACATGCGGTTCGCGATCTGGCTGGGCGGTGTCTTCGGTCCGGTGCTGCCGTGGGTGGTCATTCCGATCGCGCGCCGTGTGCTTCGGCGGATGGTCGGCCATCTCGTCGTGGACGCGACGCCCGAGAAGCTCGGGCCCGCCATCGCGCACCTGCGCGCACCCCACGACCCGGCCGGCCACGGCGCGCGCCTGAACCTCAACCTGCTCGGCGAGGCGGTGCTCGGGGAGAAGGAGGCGGCGCGGCGGCTGAAAGGCACTCGTGCGCTGCTGGCCCGGGACGACGTCGACTATGTCTCGATCAAGGTGTCGTCGATCGCCTCGCAGCTGTCGATGTGGTCGTTCGACGAGACGGTCGCACGCGTGGTAGATCGGCTGACGCCGCTCTACCAGCTGGCCGCGTCATCGCCGACGCCGAAGTTCATCAACCTCGACATGGAGGAATATCGCGATCTCGATCTCACGATGGCGGTGTTCACCGGCGTCCTGAGCAAGCCGGAGTTCCTCCGTTTGGAAGCGGGGATCGTGCTTCAGACCTACCTCCCGGATGCGCTCGACGCGCTTCAGCGGCTCACGGAATGGGCGACCGAACGACGGGTCGCGGGCGGTGCTCCGATCAAGGTGCGGGTCGTGAAGGGCGCGAACCTGGCGATGGAGCGGGTGGACGCCGCGATCCACGGCTGGCCGCTGGCCACATACGGCAGCAAGCAGGCCACCGACGCGAACTACAAGCGTGTGCTCGATTGGGCGCTGACGCCGGAGCGCACCGATGCCGTGAAGATCGGCGTCGCCGGACACAATCTGTTCGACGTCGCCTTCGCGTGGCTGCTCGCCGCTCGGCGCGGGGTCGCCGAGCGGATCGACGTCGAGATGCTGCTCGGGATGGCGACGGCTCAGGCGGAGGCCGTGAAGCGGACGGTCGGAGAGCTGCTGCTGTACACGCCGGTGGTCAATCCGGACGAGTTCGATGTCGCGATCTCGTACCTCATCCGCCGGCTGGAAGAGAACGCGAGCCCGGAGAACTTCATGTCGGCGGTGTTCGAGCTCGGGTCGGACCCCGAGCTGTTCGAGCGTGAGCGGCAGCGCTTCCTCGCCTCGGTGGCGGAGTTCGAGGCGGATGCCCTGTCGCATGAAGCGGCGCCGCTTCCGAACCGCATACAGGATCGCACCCGGGAGTGGGAGGAGTCGACGGCGGCCGCCTTCACGCGGCCGTCGGCGGACGATCCGGTGCCGGGTGCGGCGGACGAGGGCCTGACGAGCATGGTGCTCGGCCTCACCCGCGGGTCGAGCGGGGGTCTGGAGTTCGCTGACGGCGCCGTCGGGGAGCGGAGCAGCCGAGACGAGGGGCGCTCGGGGTTCGAGAACGCCGCTGACACCGATCCGTCGCTCGCAGCCAACCGGGCGTGGGGCCGCCGCATCCTGAGCCGGGCCGGGGCGAGTGAGCTCGGGGTCGCGGCGATCGCGAGTGCGGCTGTCAGCGATCCGGCGACGCTGGACGGGCTTCTCGAAAGCGTGCGCGCGGCAGGGGCCGCGTGGGGTGCTCGCAGCGGTAAGGAGCGCGCGGGCCTCCTCGATCGGGCCGGGCACGCGCTGGAAGCCAACCGGGACCGCCTGATCGAAGTGATGGCGGCCGAGACCGGCAAGACCATCGCGGAGGCTGATCCCGAGGTGAGCGAGGCGGTGGACTTCGCTCACTATTACGCGACCCTCGCGCGCGAGCTCGACAGCATCCAGGGGGCGCGGTTCGTTCCGTCGCAGCTCACGGTGGTCGTCCCGCCCTGGAACTTCCCGGTCGCCATCCCAGCGGGCGGAGTCCTCGCGGCGCTCGCCGCAGGCAGCGGGGTGATCGTCAAACCCGCGCCGCAGGCGAAGCGCAGCGGCGCGGTGATGGTCGAGGCACTGTGGGAGGCGGGCGTTCCCCGGGAACTGCTGGTCCTTGTGGACATCGGGGAAGACGAGCTCGGGCAGCAGCTCGTGGCCGACGCCCGGGTCGATCGGGTCATCCTCACCGGATCGTACGAGACGGCCAAACTGTTCCGTTCCTGGCGTCCGGATCTCCCGCTGCTGGCGGAGACGAGCGGGAAGAACGCGATCATCGTCACGCCGAGTGCGGACTACGACCTCGCCGTGTCGGACATCGTGAAGAGCGCCTTCGGGCACGCCGGGCAGAAGTGCTCGTCCGCGAGCCTCGTCATCCTGGTGGGATCGGTCGCGAAGTCCGAGCGGTTCCGAAACCAGCTCGTGGATGCGGCCACCAGCATGCGGGTCGGTTACCCGCAGGACCCGACGAGCCAGATGGGCCCGCTGATCGAACCGGCGAGCGGCAAGCTCCTGCACGCGCTCACCACGCTCGGTGCGGACGAGGGCTGGCTCGTTCAGCCGAGACAGCTGGACGACAGCGGCAGGCTGTGGTCGCCCGGCATCCGGACTGGCGTCCAGCCGGGATCGTACTTCCACCTCACCGAGTTCTTCGGGCCGGTGCTCGGGATCATGACGGCCAGGACCCTCGAGGAGGCGGTGCGCTTTCAGAACGCGATCGAGTACGGGCTCACGGCCGGTCTGCACTCGCTCGACTCCGAGGAACTCGCGCAGTGGCTCGACACCGTCGAGGCGGGCAACCTGTACGTCAACCGCGGGATCACCGGGGCGATCGTCCGGCGGCAGCCGTTCGGCGGGTGGAAGCGCTCCTCGGTCGGTGCGGGAACGAAAGCGGGAGGCCCGAATTACCTGATCGGGCTCGGAAGCTGCGAACCGGAGCTCGGCCAGTCGAGTTCCAGCCTGCACCTGCGTGGCCTGGAACAGCGGGTGACCGACCTGATCGAATCGGGTCAGTCGTCGATGGGCTATCCCGCATTCGACCTCGTGCGGCGGTCCGCGCTGAGCGACGCGATCGCGATGGCGACGGAGTACCACCAGGTGAGAGATGTCTCCGGGCTCGGAGTCGAGAGGAATCTCTTCCGCTACCGCCCGGTCCCGGTGACGGTTCGGTTGTCGGAGGGCGCGTCTCTACCGGAACTGCTTCGTGTGATGGCGTCCGCGACGGTGGCCCGCTCACGGTTCTCGGTCAGCACGAGCGTGAAACTGCCGAGGGGGACGGCGCAACTGCTCCGTGAACGGGAAGTGGAGGTCGTGGTCGAGTCCGACGCGCACTGGCTCTCACGGGTGCGTGCGCAGCGCATTCCGGACCACCGCATCCGGCTGATCGGCGGCGACCCGGTGGAACTGGCCGTGGCGCTCAGCGGCAGCCCGGATGTCGCGGTCTATTCCGGCTCGGTCACACCCTCGGGGCGAGTCGAGGTGCTGCCTTTCCTGCACGAGCAGGCCATCTCGATCACCAACCACCGGTTCGGGAATCCGACGCGGTCGACAGAGGAGGTCATCTGA
- a CDS encoding LysR family transcriptional regulator — MLDTRKLRLLHELRIRGTVSGVAKALSYSPSSVSQQLAALEREVGTVLLVKSGRRLRFTPQGELLAERTTGILDALDAAESAVAASSTTVSGVVRIAVFQSAAHAILPTALDTLARDFPELRVEIAEREPDQGLFEVSARDVDLAIAEQYPGSARGMRNDLDRVELATDSIHLATARRRDARIRTASLAAAADLPWVLEPEGTAARTWAVQLCRTAGFEPDVRFETADLVAHIRLIASGNAVGLLPGLVWSGEEPSVCLLPLPGSPRRTIFTSARRSFAVSPGVVACRRALAAAIPRPPADRPAPGPFP, encoded by the coding sequence ATGCTCGACACTCGTAAGCTTCGCCTCCTCCACGAGTTGAGAATCCGCGGCACCGTCTCCGGCGTCGCCAAAGCCCTGTCGTACAGCCCGTCCTCCGTCTCCCAGCAACTCGCCGCCCTGGAACGGGAGGTCGGCACGGTCCTCCTCGTCAAATCCGGGCGCCGTCTTCGGTTCACCCCGCAGGGTGAACTCCTCGCCGAGCGCACGACCGGCATCCTGGACGCTCTCGACGCCGCCGAGTCCGCGGTCGCGGCCTCCAGCACGACCGTCAGCGGCGTCGTGCGGATCGCCGTCTTCCAGTCCGCCGCACACGCCATCCTGCCCACCGCCCTCGACACCCTCGCACGCGACTTCCCCGAACTTCGCGTCGAAATCGCCGAGCGCGAACCGGACCAGGGGCTGTTCGAGGTGTCCGCCCGCGACGTCGACCTCGCCATCGCCGAGCAGTACCCCGGCAGCGCCCGGGGGATGCGCAACGACCTGGACCGCGTCGAGCTCGCGACCGACAGCATCCACCTCGCCACCGCCAGACGACGGGACGCCCGCATCCGAACCGCCTCCCTCGCCGCCGCCGCCGACCTGCCGTGGGTCCTCGAACCCGAGGGGACCGCCGCCCGCACCTGGGCCGTCCAGCTCTGCCGCACAGCCGGCTTCGAACCCGATGTCCGGTTCGAGACCGCCGACCTGGTCGCGCATATCCGGCTCATCGCTTCGGGAAACGCGGTCGGCCTGCTGCCCGGCCTCGTCTGGTCCGGCGAGGAGCCGAGCGTGTGCCTCCTCCCCCTGCCGGGTTCCCCGCGCCGCACGATCTTCACCTCCGCCCGCCGCTCCTTCGCCGTCAGCCCGGGTGTGGTGGCGTGCCGCCGGGCTCTCGCCGCGGCGATCCCGCGACCGCCGGCCGACCGCCCCGCGCCGGGTCCCTTCCCCTAG